A single genomic interval of Chitinophaga sp. 180180018-3 harbors:
- a CDS encoding alpha-galactosidase, which produces MKKLTMSAVLMLSLHSAVTQAQVKEPARDWLIDNRPYTAHITSKANEITLSNNLLSRSFRITPNVICTDFRNLVSGEQLLRAVKPEARIRVNGHDYMIGGAQGQRQQAYLLPSWLEQLQAGAADFIYTGHEMAAVQPYLHWKSKSWNYNSKQPSGKAVIFSYKAQAPELKGITVKVHYEVYDGIPLISKWLELFNQSGQPLKLQQVANEILATPEEESAVVGSVTKMQVPHGIYIESNYAFNNSMKASLSDQTTHWKTDSTYTSQVNYDLQTPCVLEVYPTVPVGIIMADGERFESVRTYELLLDGYDRERNGIARRRFYRTIAPWTTENPIFMHLVSTDPVKVKAIIDQCAATGYEGVILSFGSGLNMEDTSAANIAKFRALADYAHSRQVMLGGYSLFSSRRISDEDDVINPATGKPGGAFFGNAPCLGSKWGLGYLAKIKHFISAAGFDIFENDGPYPGDVCASTNHPGHTSLDDSQWKQMQLQKGLYHWLNERGVYVNAPDWYFLDGTNKIALGYREVNFSLPRAEQLILNRQNIFDGTWEKTPSMSWGFVPLSEYQGGGAAATLEPLNDHLDAYEQLMAQYYGAGVQACYRGPRLYDTDATKTVVKNMISWYRKYRDILNADVIHLRRADGRDWDGIMHVSAALPQKALVMLYNPTNKPITREVALPLYYTGLTKQVSIREKEGAKKTYMLDRNYNAHVKVDIPAAGYTWLIAE; this is translated from the coding sequence ATGAAAAAACTAACAATGTCGGCAGTACTGATGCTCAGTCTGCATAGCGCTGTCACACAGGCGCAGGTAAAAGAGCCGGCCAGAGACTGGTTGATCGATAACCGGCCGTACACCGCTCATATTACCTCAAAAGCCAACGAGATTACCCTCAGCAATAACCTGCTGAGCCGTAGTTTTCGTATAACCCCTAACGTTATCTGTACTGATTTCCGCAATCTCGTCAGCGGAGAGCAGCTGTTACGTGCGGTGAAACCAGAGGCCAGGATCAGGGTTAACGGGCACGATTATATGATCGGAGGCGCACAGGGGCAGCGGCAACAGGCTTATTTGCTGCCGTCGTGGCTGGAGCAGCTGCAGGCGGGCGCTGCGGATTTTATATATACTGGCCATGAAATGGCGGCCGTGCAACCTTATCTTCATTGGAAATCAAAGAGCTGGAACTATAATTCCAAACAGCCCTCCGGAAAAGCGGTCATTTTTTCTTACAAAGCACAGGCGCCGGAGTTGAAGGGCATTACCGTGAAGGTGCATTATGAAGTTTATGACGGAATACCGCTGATATCCAAATGGCTGGAGCTCTTTAATCAGAGCGGGCAGCCGCTGAAACTACAACAGGTGGCAAATGAGATCCTGGCAACGCCGGAGGAAGAATCCGCAGTGGTGGGCAGTGTGACGAAAATGCAGGTGCCACATGGCATCTATATAGAAAGCAATTATGCTTTCAACAACTCCATGAAAGCCAGTTTAAGTGATCAGACCACTCATTGGAAGACCGACAGTACTTATACCTCGCAGGTAAATTATGATCTGCAAACACCCTGCGTGCTGGAGGTGTATCCTACAGTACCCGTGGGGATTATCATGGCAGATGGAGAACGCTTTGAGTCTGTTCGTACATACGAATTGCTACTCGACGGATACGACCGCGAACGCAATGGCATTGCCCGGCGCAGGTTCTATCGTACCATTGCCCCCTGGACAACAGAGAATCCCATCTTTATGCACCTGGTGAGCACAGATCCTGTAAAAGTGAAAGCAATCATTGATCAGTGCGCTGCTACGGGTTATGAAGGGGTTATTCTCAGCTTCGGCAGCGGGTTGAATATGGAAGATACCAGCGCCGCCAATATCGCAAAGTTCAGGGCCCTGGCAGATTACGCCCATAGCCGGCAGGTAATGCTGGGTGGTTATTCCCTGTTCTCAAGCAGGCGTATCAGCGATGAGGATGATGTCATCAACCCGGCTACAGGCAAGCCTGGTGGCGCATTCTTCGGCAATGCTCCCTGCCTGGGCAGCAAATGGGGACTTGGTTATCTCGCTAAAATAAAACACTTCATCAGTGCTGCCGGCTTCGATATTTTCGAAAATGACGGCCCTTATCCGGGAGATGTATGCGCCTCCACGAATCACCCTGGCCATACCAGTCTCGACGACTCACAGTGGAAACAGATGCAGTTGCAGAAAGGCCTGTATCACTGGCTGAACGAAAGAGGCGTATACGTGAATGCACCTGACTGGTATTTCCTGGATGGTACCAATAAGATCGCTCTGGGCTATAGAGAAGTGAATTTCTCGTTGCCACGGGCAGAGCAGCTGATCCTGAACCGGCAGAATATTTTTGACGGAACCTGGGAAAAAACGCCCTCCATGAGCTGGGGTTTTGTACCGCTGAGCGAGTACCAGGGAGGAGGCGCCGCAGCCACCCTGGAGCCTTTGAATGATCACCTGGATGCATATGAACAGCTGATGGCGCAATACTATGGAGCAGGTGTACAGGCTTGTTACCGCGGACCACGTTTGTATGATACTGATGCCACCAAAACGGTCGTGAAAAATATGATCAGCTGGTACAGGAAGTACCGCGATATTCTGAATGCTGATGTTATTCATCTGCGCAGGGCTGATGGCCGCGACTGGGATGGCATTATGCATGTGAGTGCTGCACTTCCACAGAAAGCGCTGGTGATGCTTTACAACCCGACAAACAAACCCATCACCCGGGAAGTAGCACTGCCACTGTATTATACAGGACTCACCAAACAGGTAAGCATCCGGGAAAAAGAAGGCGCTAAAAAAACGTATATGCTTGACCGTAATTACAATGCACATGTAAAAGTAGATATACCCGCAGCCGGGTATACCTGGCTGATAGCAGAATAA
- a CDS encoding alpha-L-fucosidase: protein MFRKIPCFSMLLLCLCMRFGAVAQDMPDMWNKAASGTTTHPGLKWFQDAKFGLFIHWGLYSRLAGRWNDSSYYGSGEWIMNRAKAPAAAYAKVAASFNPIGFNAEEWAETAKEAGIRYLVITAKHHEGFSMFDSKVTDFDIVDATPYKKDPMKALYAACSKRGIRFGFYYSQFLDWHEPNGGGNSWDFREKEKDYQQYYRTKSIPQLKELLTNYGPLGLVWFDMPGGLTVEQTRSMIDSLRALQPGCLFSSRIGHDLGDYRDFGDSEVPPVPIAGAWESIYTHNDSWGYIQHDLNFKSPTEIIRLLGNVASKGGNLMLNVGPDGEGKWPVYSIEYLKATGKWLHIYGESIYGTTWGLIPAQPWGVTTSRPGRLYLHVWQVPANRELRVPGLTASVKSVSILGAGTALKWKQLPEETVIHLPVTLPDTRSTVLLVEYNGRQADLSQLRTQTVSSEYPQIDIPAVWAIFNGTAKSKLFTYSHYFGDWKHDNCITGMNTPDDVVVFPLDVQDAGDYKVILDYACEPGNAGQQGLVTLSGQQLPFLTLQTGTYSSHTPMQFIQHAVGIIHIDKAGKYNLAVKPAAGNKKELCWLRKVILQPVK from the coding sequence ATGTTCCGCAAAATTCCATGTTTTTCAATGCTATTGCTATGCCTGTGCATGCGTTTTGGCGCCGTAGCACAAGACATGCCCGATATGTGGAACAAAGCTGCTTCCGGCACTACTACTCATCCCGGATTGAAATGGTTTCAGGACGCTAAATTCGGACTGTTTATTCACTGGGGCCTCTATTCCAGGCTGGCCGGGCGCTGGAACGACAGCAGCTACTATGGCAGCGGGGAATGGATCATGAACCGGGCGAAAGCCCCGGCTGCGGCATATGCTAAAGTAGCGGCCTCTTTTAACCCCATTGGCTTCAATGCGGAGGAATGGGCTGAAACTGCTAAAGAAGCGGGCATTCGCTACCTCGTCATCACTGCCAAACACCATGAAGGGTTCAGCATGTTCGACTCCAAAGTCACTGATTTCGATATTGTGGATGCCACTCCATATAAAAAAGATCCCATGAAAGCCCTCTATGCCGCCTGTAGTAAACGGGGCATCCGGTTTGGGTTCTATTATTCCCAGTTCCTCGACTGGCATGAACCGAATGGGGGCGGAAATAGCTGGGACTTCAGGGAAAAAGAAAAGGATTATCAGCAATACTACCGCACTAAATCCATTCCGCAACTGAAAGAACTGCTTACCAACTACGGGCCACTCGGATTGGTATGGTTCGATATGCCAGGCGGACTCACCGTGGAGCAGACCCGGAGCATGATCGATTCTCTCAGGGCACTGCAGCCTGGTTGTCTTTTTAGCAGCCGCATAGGACACGACCTGGGCGATTACAGGGATTTTGGCGATTCAGAAGTACCACCGGTTCCGATTGCAGGAGCCTGGGAATCTATCTATACCCATAACGACTCCTGGGGATATATCCAACATGATCTCAACTTTAAATCACCCACCGAAATCATCCGTCTGCTGGGCAATGTAGCCTCCAAAGGCGGAAACCTGATGCTGAATGTGGGGCCGGATGGAGAAGGAAAATGGCCTGTTTACTCCATCGAATACCTGAAAGCTACCGGGAAATGGTTACACATTTATGGAGAAAGTATCTATGGAACCACCTGGGGGCTCATCCCCGCCCAGCCCTGGGGAGTAACTACTTCCAGGCCAGGCAGGTTATACCTGCATGTATGGCAGGTGCCGGCGAACAGGGAACTGCGTGTGCCCGGGCTGACCGCATCCGTTAAATCCGTTAGCATATTAGGCGCCGGCACTGCCCTTAAATGGAAACAATTACCGGAAGAAACCGTTATCCATCTTCCTGTAACGTTACCGGATACACGTAGTACAGTGTTGTTGGTAGAGTACAACGGCAGGCAGGCCGATCTGTCGCAGTTGCGTACCCAAACAGTGAGCAGCGAATATCCGCAGATCGATATACCCGCTGTCTGGGCCATATTTAACGGTACTGCAAAAAGTAAACTGTTTACGTATTCCCATTATTTCGGCGATTGGAAACATGATAACTGCATTACTGGTATGAATACACCGGACGACGTAGTGGTTTTTCCACTGGATGTACAGGATGCCGGCGACTATAAAGTAATACTCGATTATGCCTGTGAGCCGGGAAATGCTGGTCAGCAGGGACTTGTAACACTCAGTGGTCAGCAGCTGCCTTTTCTCACATTGCAAACCGGTACCTACAGCAGTCATACACCCATGCAATTCATACAACATGCAGTAGGAATCATTCATATCGATAAGGCCGGTAAATACAACCTGGCTGTAAAGCCTGCTGCAGGCAATAAGAAAGAATTATGCTGGTTGCGGAAAGTAATACTGCAACCTGTGAAATAA
- a CDS encoding TetR/AcrR family transcriptional regulator, protein MKLKDDKKVDQIFQAALKLVARNGLSGITMGDLSKEAGIATGTLYVYFKGKDELINALFATCRENSVQASFKGYDPQLPYKPGFRSIWMNILRYKLQHFEEVIFMEQCYHSPFITADTREKAQLSSAPFYALIERGKKEQLIKEVDMDLILTLIIGAMNELVKQTHYSAVPLNKRRINTAFELCWDALKA, encoded by the coding sequence GTGAAACTGAAAGATGACAAGAAAGTAGACCAGATATTCCAGGCGGCGCTCAAGCTGGTGGCCAGGAATGGCTTATCGGGGATTACTATGGGCGACCTTTCAAAAGAAGCTGGTATTGCCACCGGAACTTTATATGTATACTTCAAGGGGAAGGATGAGTTGATCAATGCACTTTTCGCTACCTGCAGGGAAAACTCCGTACAGGCATCCTTTAAAGGCTACGATCCTCAACTCCCATACAAGCCCGGATTCCGGAGCATATGGATGAATATCCTCCGCTATAAGCTGCAGCATTTCGAGGAAGTGATCTTCATGGAACAATGCTACCACTCCCCCTTTATTACTGCAGATACGCGTGAAAAAGCGCAGTTATCATCTGCTCCTTTCTATGCCCTGATAGAACGGGGCAAAAAAGAGCAGCTGATAAAAGAGGTGGATATGGACCTGATCCTGACGCTCATCATCGGAGCAATGAATGAACTGGTAAAACAAACGCATTACAGTGCAGTACCATTGAACAAACGTCGGATTAACACCGCTTTTGAGCTTTGCTGGGATGCGCTGAAGGCATAA
- a CDS encoding universal stress protein produces the protein MSDVMIATDLSSFAETVIRTGLELADKMNASVTLFSVVELGIGIGLPEGGPVFTDDIPSRIKEVEERLEAYKQLFPDKQHLNINILVAAGNPKNETLAVAHQNNATVLVVGTHGRTGLDHMLLGSTAEYIIRHSRIPVLVVPYNKSEH, from the coding sequence ATGTCAGACGTAATGATTGCAACAGACCTGAGCAGTTTCGCTGAAACGGTGATCAGGACAGGGCTGGAACTAGCCGATAAGATGAACGCTTCTGTCACCCTTTTTTCCGTAGTGGAACTGGGCATTGGTATCGGGCTGCCTGAAGGCGGACCTGTTTTTACTGATGATATTCCTTCGCGTATAAAGGAGGTGGAAGAACGACTGGAAGCTTACAAACAACTATTCCCGGACAAGCAGCATCTCAACATCAATATATTGGTGGCTGCCGGGAATCCAAAAAATGAAACACTGGCAGTGGCGCATCAGAACAATGCGACGGTACTGGTGGTGGGTACACACGGGCGCACCGGGCTGGATCATATGCTGTTGGGCAGTACCGCCGAATATATTATACGGCATTCCCGTATACCCGTACTAGTAGTTCCATATAATAAAAGCGAGCACTAA
- a CDS encoding T9SS type A sorting domain-containing protein has protein sequence MVIKIYFIRQLLFILVFFSSAVRAQITTTAWLHPGSRIGIFSTDTIAIFGDIVNEGRIIATSGSVVNFYGARWRNTHQASIVDESGDGFSARGGLFRFMQIQPAQYQYVSGGFNAAAGEGTSFPNLSIENTSGLFLDDLSDLKVVNVLDLRKGYLLLNGWNLVMGQHTPGDIQHYSPQHFIITGSNFGSGGVYRNHISPADQTVVFPIGTHPDSYTPVAVESPGTVVTIRVGVSDSVRQQLTAGDNLLLTSVNKTWEVSSSVADAPLNLHLAFDKTDEGPVYEANRNTAYLAQFAGSAWDTASIRQAPGLSNYTTGPTDNSKVAVSRNFQHLGGTNYFTSLVAETVNSPEKTVLDFFSVARSNTNEDSVLLQWITGREYFCRGFVIERRFAVRQQFDSIRFVASNSPGGISFFPVGYSSADLPLNDGFIFYRLKVIMTDGTFFYGPVRVVRAKNTRGDIVVWPNPVRGSSVHIYYNGALHVKAISLIDVPGHRLIYQKFQQPLQQRNYYELNIPSGIAKGTYFLQFIGEDDSLLHTEKVVITSD, from the coding sequence TTGGTTATTAAAATTTATTTTATCAGACAGCTACTTTTCATATTAGTCTTTTTCAGTTCTGCTGTCCGGGCCCAGATCACCACCACCGCGTGGCTGCACCCCGGTAGCAGGATAGGCATCTTCAGCACTGATACCATTGCCATTTTTGGAGATATAGTAAACGAAGGCCGTATCATAGCTACCAGCGGATCGGTGGTAAATTTTTACGGTGCGCGCTGGCGTAATACCCACCAGGCATCCATCGTTGATGAAAGCGGCGATGGTTTCAGTGCCAGAGGAGGCTTGTTCCGTTTTATGCAGATACAACCAGCCCAATACCAATATGTAAGCGGAGGGTTTAATGCAGCTGCCGGAGAAGGCACCTCCTTTCCCAACCTTAGTATAGAAAACACCTCGGGGCTTTTCCTGGATGATCTCAGTGATCTGAAAGTGGTGAATGTGCTGGACCTCAGAAAAGGTTATCTGTTGCTAAACGGCTGGAACCTGGTGATGGGGCAGCATACCCCCGGCGACATACAGCATTATTCCCCGCAACATTTTATCATCACTGGCAGCAACTTCGGCAGCGGAGGAGTTTACCGGAATCATATTTCCCCGGCCGATCAAACGGTGGTATTTCCCATCGGCACTCACCCCGATAGTTACACGCCAGTGGCAGTTGAAAGTCCGGGTACAGTAGTTACCATACGTGTAGGCGTTTCCGATAGTGTACGACAGCAACTTACTGCTGGCGATAACCTGTTGCTGACCAGCGTAAATAAAACCTGGGAGGTGAGCAGTTCCGTGGCTGATGCACCACTTAACCTGCATCTGGCATTTGATAAAACAGACGAAGGGCCTGTTTATGAGGCCAATCGCAACACGGCTTACCTGGCGCAGTTTGCCGGTTCGGCATGGGACACTGCAAGTATACGGCAGGCGCCCGGTTTGAGTAATTATACAACCGGTCCAACGGATAACAGCAAAGTAGCGGTATCCCGCAACTTCCAACACCTGGGTGGCACAAATTACTTCACCAGCCTGGTTGCGGAAACAGTAAACAGCCCTGAGAAAACAGTACTGGATTTCTTTTCTGTTGCCCGTAGCAATACCAATGAAGACAGTGTATTATTACAATGGATCACCGGACGCGAGTATTTCTGCAGGGGGTTTGTTATAGAAAGGCGATTCGCTGTCCGGCAGCAATTTGATTCCATCAGATTTGTAGCCAGTAATTCGCCGGGAGGCATCAGTTTCTTTCCGGTGGGATACAGTAGCGCAGACCTCCCTCTTAATGATGGGTTCATTTTTTACCGGCTGAAAGTTATCATGACTGATGGCACCTTCTTTTACGGACCGGTGCGGGTAGTACGTGCCAAAAATACAAGGGGCGATATAGTAGTATGGCCCAATCCGGTACGTGGTAGCTCAGTACATATCTATTACAATGGCGCGCTGCATGTAAAGGCTATTTCACTGATTGATGTTCCCGGCCACCGGCTCATTTATCAGAAATTCCAGCAACCCTTGCAGCAGCGGAATTACTACGAACTGAATATACCTTCAGGGATAGCTAAAGGAACTTATTTCCTACAGTTTATCGGAGAGGATGACAGCCTGCTCCATACGGAGAAAGTAGTGATCACATCGGATTAA
- a CDS encoding phosphatidylglycerol lysyltransferase domain-containing protein has translation MGKKFFTAAFVRKLHLKELLAVLFILLAIYFFRSQRHELRSLIPAIEQSDRGWVIFGVVITAAYILLQAGMYVFSFRAVGGRLDIFKSTELFLKRNLLSVFLPAGGISSLAYLPQSLRKAQVHKQQVHQASGIYGFVGILSVFLVGIPVVGYAMMHAGTMRDAAWGLAAICVLLLAVVWLVRSMQLKGKAYQLLVRYFPGAAHQVDEIFTFHLSVPAFMYTVLASVLIEVAGVAHLYISMLATGVAPSLEAACVGYIVATIFLIISPFLRGLGAIELSLAYILSNYGYSTLEALEITLLFRLFEFWLPLVAGMFAFALKGRELVLRLLPPILIFLLGMVNIFSVLTPPLANRMHMLKAYIPGTSIHATNLLVVFLGLILLVTATFLIRGLRSAWIVALSVSLLSAFGHIGKALDYEEASLALVTSVILLITSRQYRVKSNPQLVNIGVVTALATLFVVLVFGTVGFYFLDIRHFGIDFSWQQSIRHAFHCFMLLEDDGLSPVTRFGKEFMSAIRVLGVSSWAFLFYTIIRPYLHVTQQSNSALEKARFYLSQYGDSPMDYFKIGQDKLLFISDKYEGFIAYRVAGSFAIVLEEPVCSEDNKLSMLEEFEQQCKKMGLRAAFYRVDEDSTYYFSSLKKKKMLIGQEAIMDIRNFSLSGKDKKSLRNGLNSLANKGYVTAFHPAPQTPNMLKELRAVSDEWLDQYEVKELTFSQGLFEEDAIRGQDIFTVTDAEGRISAFLNIIPDYAPGECTYDLIRKRSDAPGGVMDALIIALIQDAQQKGLHYLNLGMVPMSGISQPENTAEKMVKYAYEKLRFFRHYQGLREFKEKYATEWTNKYLVYEHDFDLVQLPSALSKVMQP, from the coding sequence TTGGGAAAGAAATTTTTCACTGCCGCATTCGTGCGTAAACTTCATTTGAAGGAGCTTCTGGCAGTCTTATTTATATTGCTGGCAATTTATTTTTTCCGTTCACAACGCCATGAGCTTCGCTCGCTGATTCCCGCCATTGAGCAGTCGGACAGGGGCTGGGTTATTTTTGGAGTGGTGATAACTGCGGCCTACATCCTGTTACAGGCTGGCATGTATGTATTTAGTTTCAGGGCGGTAGGTGGCAGACTTGATATCTTTAAGAGTACGGAGCTATTTCTGAAACGCAACCTTTTATCTGTATTTCTGCCAGCCGGAGGGATCAGTTCCCTGGCTTATCTGCCGCAAAGCCTGCGTAAGGCGCAGGTACATAAACAGCAGGTACATCAGGCATCAGGCATTTACGGCTTTGTCGGGATATTATCTGTTTTTCTTGTGGGCATTCCGGTGGTTGGCTACGCCATGATGCATGCAGGTACCATGCGGGATGCGGCCTGGGGCCTGGCAGCCATCTGTGTGCTGCTGCTGGCGGTAGTGTGGCTGGTGCGTTCCATGCAGCTTAAAGGGAAAGCATATCAGTTACTGGTAAGATATTTCCCGGGCGCTGCCCACCAGGTAGATGAGATCTTCACCTTTCACCTGTCTGTTCCCGCTTTTATGTATACGGTGCTGGCTTCCGTATTGATTGAAGTAGCAGGAGTGGCACATCTTTACATCAGTATGCTGGCCACAGGAGTGGCGCCTTCGCTGGAAGCTGCCTGTGTAGGATATATTGTGGCTACTATCTTCCTGATCATCTCTCCTTTTCTCCGCGGACTGGGCGCAATAGAATTATCGCTTGCATACATACTCAGTAATTACGGCTACAGCACACTGGAAGCGCTGGAGATTACTTTATTATTCCGCCTGTTCGAATTCTGGCTACCACTGGTAGCCGGCATGTTTGCCTTTGCGCTGAAAGGCCGGGAACTGGTACTTCGTTTATTGCCGCCTATCCTGATATTCCTGTTGGGCATGGTGAATATATTTTCAGTGCTCACGCCTCCGTTGGCGAACCGTATGCATATGCTGAAGGCATATATACCGGGTACCTCTATACATGCTACCAACCTGTTAGTAGTGTTTCTCGGGTTGATATTACTTGTTACGGCTACTTTCCTCATCAGGGGCCTTCGCAGTGCGTGGATCGTTGCATTGTCGGTGTCACTGCTGTCGGCATTTGGTCATATCGGGAAAGCGCTGGATTATGAAGAAGCCTCACTGGCATTGGTCACCAGTGTTATTCTACTGATCACTTCCCGGCAATACCGGGTAAAGAGTAATCCCCAGCTTGTAAACATAGGTGTGGTAACGGCATTGGCTACACTGTTTGTGGTGTTGGTATTTGGCACCGTCGGTTTTTATTTCCTCGATATACGCCATTTCGGCATCGACTTTAGCTGGCAGCAATCCATCCGTCATGCTTTCCACTGCTTTATGCTGTTGGAAGATGATGGGTTATCGCCGGTAACCCGATTCGGAAAAGAGTTTATGTCGGCCATCAGGGTGCTGGGAGTGAGCTCCTGGGCGTTCCTGTTCTATACTATCATCCGGCCTTACCTGCATGTTACACAACAGTCGAATTCGGCGCTTGAAAAAGCAAGGTTTTACCTGAGCCAGTATGGCGATTCTCCAATGGATTACTTCAAAATAGGTCAGGATAAATTATTGTTTATCTCCGATAAATATGAAGGATTCATTGCTTACCGGGTAGCAGGCAGCTTTGCTATTGTACTGGAAGAACCCGTATGCAGTGAAGATAACAAGTTATCAATGCTCGAAGAGTTTGAACAACAATGCAAAAAAATGGGACTGCGAGCGGCATTTTATCGTGTAGATGAAGACAGCACCTATTATTTCAGCTCTCTTAAAAAGAAAAAGATGCTGATTGGCCAGGAAGCGATCATGGATATCAGAAATTTCAGCCTGAGTGGGAAAGATAAGAAGTCGCTCCGCAATGGTTTAAACAGTCTTGCCAACAAAGGATATGTCACTGCTTTCCATCCGGCTCCGCAAACGCCGAATATGCTGAAGGAGCTGAGAGCTGTCAGTGATGAATGGCTGGATCAATACGAAGTAAAAGAGCTTACTTTTTCACAGGGCTTATTTGAAGAAGATGCCATACGCGGACAGGACATTTTCACCGTAACAGATGCGGAAGGCCGCATATCGGCATTCCTGAATATTATCCCGGATTATGCGCCGGGTGAATGTACCTATGATCTGATCCGGAAACGTTCCGACGCGCCGGGAGGCGTGATGGACGCACTCATCATCGCCCTGATCCAGGATGCTCAGCAGAAAGGACTTCATTACCTGAACCTGGGAATGGTGCCTATGTCGGGTATCAGTCAACCTGAAAACACGGCTGAGAAAATGGTCAAATATGCCTATGAAAAACTGCGTTTCTTCCGGCATTACCAGGGGCTCCGCGAGTTCAAGGAGAAATATGCCACTGAGTGGACGAATAAGTATCTTGTGTATGAACATGATTTCGATCTGGTGCAATTACCATCAGCACTGAGTAAGGTAATGCAACCCTGA
- a CDS encoding AcvB/VirJ family lysyl-phosphatidylglycerol hydrolase: MRTNAQNLPGNLPIVTKVPAAGTTAPLILYITGDGGMKKFSVNVIESFHQKSYPVVALNALKYFWSKKTPQQAASDVTFLIKYHQAQWGSSHGVILVGYSLGADVLPFIYNSLPADITNQVKQLVFLSPSLRTDLEVHVSDMLGRSSNRGMSVPAEINKITDKPMLLVFGAEEKDFNFGALTVRYQKLILPGGHAYDEDAGGVAGKILESMRQ, encoded by the coding sequence ATGCGAACAAATGCCCAGAACCTGCCCGGCAACCTCCCTATCGTTACGAAAGTACCGGCTGCCGGCACCACGGCTCCGCTGATACTATATATTACCGGCGATGGTGGTATGAAAAAGTTCTCGGTGAATGTGATAGAATCTTTCCATCAGAAAAGCTACCCCGTAGTGGCGCTCAATGCATTGAAATATTTCTGGAGTAAGAAAACACCTCAACAGGCGGCGAGTGATGTCACCTTCCTGATCAAATACCACCAGGCCCAATGGGGCAGCAGCCATGGTGTGATACTGGTGGGTTATTCTCTCGGAGCGGATGTATTACCGTTTATTTACAACAGTTTGCCTGCGGATATTACGAACCAGGTGAAGCAACTGGTATTCCTGTCGCCCTCCCTGCGTACCGACCTGGAAGTGCATGTTTCCGACATGCTGGGCAGGTCCAGCAACAGGGGCATGAGTGTGCCTGCAGAGATCAACAAAATCACTGATAAGCCTATGCTCCTGGTGTTTGGAGCGGAGGAAAAAGATTTCAATTTCGGGGCGCTGACGGTCAGGTACCAGAAACTAATACTTCCAGGCGGACATGCATACGACGAGGATGCGGGTGGCGTGGCAGGAAAGATACTGGAGTCTATGCGGCAGTAA
- a CDS encoding LytTR family DNA-binding domain-containing protein encodes MILNCIILGNDPEGFGELENCLATIPFIYVARRCHSLEEACFWLGTQTIHILLLGQPADEQFPPTHPRNVLPVIMMTYPGEGFDFLPAGILSEPFNLSELEDLINKIYHTIEMEGAITPSKYETGYFMVRTPHRFEKIYYDDLMYVEVMDDHIMLHLKEQQLVTAETLDWVISQLPASAFMRVHRWFVIGLRHISRLEESHVTVGTARISLTASMRKELTIRTKLPI; translated from the coding sequence ATGATACTTAATTGTATAATCCTGGGCAATGACCCTGAAGGATTCGGAGAGTTGGAAAATTGTTTGGCAACCATACCATTTATTTATGTTGCCCGTCGCTGTCACTCCCTCGAAGAGGCCTGTTTCTGGCTGGGAACACAGACCATTCACATCCTGTTACTCGGACAGCCGGCAGATGAGCAGTTTCCGCCAACCCATCCCCGGAATGTACTGCCCGTTATTATGATGACCTACCCCGGTGAGGGATTCGATTTCCTGCCTGCAGGGATATTGAGCGAACCGTTTAATCTATCGGAACTGGAAGACCTGATTAACAAAATATATCATACTATAGAAATGGAAGGAGCTATAACCCCATCAAAATATGAAACAGGTTACTTTATGGTGAGAACACCACATCGTTTTGAAAAGATTTATTACGATGACCTGATGTATGTGGAAGTAATGGACGACCACATCATGCTACATTTAAAGGAACAGCAATTAGTTACTGCTGAAACGCTGGACTGGGTTATATCCCAGCTGCCTGCCAGTGCTTTTATGCGGGTACACCGATGGTTTGTGATTGGATTGCGGCATATTAGCCGGCTGGAAGAAAGTCACGTTACTGTTGGTACAGCGCGTATCTCTCTGACGGCTTCGATGAGAAAAGAGCTAACGATCAGGACGAAATTGCCAATATAA